The Xylocopa sonorina isolate GNS202 chromosome 11, iyXylSono1_principal, whole genome shotgun sequence genome includes the window acgatgatgatgGTGATAATGATGGTaatgacgacgatgacgatgaagtatgatgatgataataatgatgatgatgatattaataataataataataataataataataataataataataataataataataggaaAAATTGGCTCAGTTGAGTGATAAAATGTGATACATATTTTTCTCTATTCTTTTTGTCCTTCCTTTCgttattttttacttttatttaccgcttctatttatttaattgtttctaacaaagttttctctttccttgcaaagttcgtatgttatcatgatataGTTATTTATAACGATGAccaatttttctaattttcctTTCTTTCATGGCAAATACGGAATGTGCGTGTCTGTGCGTTCAATACGCAAATTTTGTTATGTTAcggagaagagaaaagaaagaagggAAAAATTGTGTACAAGTCGTGGGTATGAATAAATTGTTtcagaatattttaatttcaaCGATAAACTGTTGTTTTCAGAATTGAAACTGCCATTAAGTTCGctaaaagaaggaaaaagtaATAAAGGAAAGGTATGCGAAAGCGCCTCTAACTTAAACTTTTGGAATCACGATTCGTATATCTAACACGAAAATGTTCTCAACGAAAAAGTAAAATGTTGAAAAAATAAAAGTTAACAACCGTTGAGGAGTACAATTGTTGTGCTACGGCTTTTAATTataatgtgtatatatatatgtatatgctcGTTCGAAATAGGTATTATTCTAATAAAGAAATGTTTAAACATTTTAGCATCATTATGTTTTAAAATCAATCTTGAATATCACCAAATTTGTCATTGCTTGTCTCATCGTTACACGTGACAACAATCAAATATTGTAACAAAGTTACACATCGGAAGGAAACTTGTACAACAAATTATAAGCGCGTGCTTATGTTTGCCTTGTATCGCCATTGATACTTTGTTGTTGAACTTCACGAAAAGATCATGAACGATACCAAGTAAGACAAGAAGTATAAGGTGTAATCACCTTGTTCGTACATCATATCATATGCCTGCTTTATTACGGTAATTTCTCGTCGATATTGGTTCATTTTTGGATCTCGTGTCACTGGTAAGATTTTGAGAATCGCCACGCGATGTCATATTTTCTTTCAAGCAAAATCTCAAATTTATTTAGTATTAATACCGTATGGGTTGCCACACACCGGTAGCTTCGTCCCGGCGGTAATAATGAGGTCTGTTATCCCGGAAAACGGTGACAGCTGGAAATTGATTGTCTTGAATATACTTGAGCGTTGCCCGCACCTAAAGCAGATCGGTTCAACAAACGTGAATAAAATCAATTAGATATTAGAGCGAGATATTGATTCTGTTTAAGCGCCAACGGTTCCACCTTACGTGCATTTATTCCATTGCGTTACCTGTGATACAAAATGTGGAAGTTCTACTTCTGGTGCAGTAGAAAGAtgttgcaaaataaattgatccGATTGGGCGAGCCAAAGATCAACCCCTCTCAGAGGATCATAGTTGAACGGACCAATTCTAAGTAATCCAAGCGTGCAGTCGTAAATATCCAGAACCTATTCAATAAAAGAGTATTATCATGAGATATGTAATGATGAGATACATCTGAGAAATAGTAGGAAAAGAAATCCTATTCGTGTACATGCATATATATTACTATTGCTTAGAATTATTCAAATAATATCAAAAGTTTGTGGACTGCGTACTATCAACAATCTAAATTTCAATCACATACAATTTAAGAGCATACGCACCTGTTGACCTCCTGTTAAATGTCTAGCACACCTTAACGCCTGGTCCGGCCCTTTATCGGGAAAGGTTGCAGGGAAAATCTCGCCTGTTTTAACGTTCAAACCGATACCATATATTACCGGCCAATGAATGCCACCTCTTACAGTAGTGTTCAACTCGCCCACGCAGCACAATGTCAGATCGATTTCCACTGGCTGCTTGTGAAATGCCGCTAAATCGAAACACGTAAAGTGGTTTTTGTTTGAAATTTATCAACAGCCAGAAAGAAGGCGACACGGGGGAAGGAGATGGActtacaaagaatattacagaACAGTTCCTCGGAATAATTTCTGGGATCGGAGTAACCACCGACGAGCTGCAGCTCTAAACGACCCTCTGGAAATCCAAGAGCAAGCTCGGTTACCCTTTGGATCATCGCTGCCGCTGCGTCCTCTGTACCTGCCCCATCTAGATGCGCCAACGCCGCGGCACCCGATCCTACGTATCGCAAATAAAACCGTTCAATCCCCAGACAATTATTCGATCGTACGTTGTCTACTTTTAGATCATCACGCCAGCAAAATAGCTCTCTATACGTGTAAGTAAATGCAATCATGACACAACTAACCGCTAACACGAATCCTTATTCTACGGCTTACCGGAATGCCTCACAACGACAATTATGCAGGTAGTCATATCATCCGAGCCGATAATGCTCACGTTTTCTGAAAAAGAAAACCGGAGAACGAATCTAGATTCATCGTTGGTTACAATATCGCCAGTCGTGCATAGGGGTTGTACACAACGTACACCTCCGTTCGAGAATATTAAGATACATTCAGAACAGCTTATGCTTACTATCGTGTGGCAAAGTAGCGGCCATCTCCCGTTGGCGTACATAAAGTAGACCCATCGGACCCACCAATTTCGCTGGCATCGAATGAAGTTGTGCCGCAGTTTCACGATATACCGGGTGGGCTGCGTACAGGGATCTGCTGTCTGCTGGGATGTCCTCTTGCA containing:
- the Ntan1 gene encoding N-terminal amidohydrolase 1 yields the protein MVLVVNGVLQEDIPADSRSLYAAHPVYRETAAQLHSMPAKLVGPMGLLYVRQREMAATLPHDKNVSIIGSDDMTTCIIVVVRHSGSGAAALAHLDGAGTEDAAAAMIQRVTELALGFPEGRLELQLVGGYSDPRNYSEELFCNILSAFHKQPVEIDLTLCCVGELNTTVRGGIHWPVIYGIGLNVKTGEIFPATFPDKGPDQALRCARHLTGGQQVLDIYDCTLGLLRIGPFNYDPLRGVDLWLAQSDQFILQHLSTAPEVELPHFVSQVRATLKYIQDNQFPAVTVFRDNRPHYYRRDEATGVWQPIRY